A single window of Flavobacterium sp. 140616W15 DNA harbors:
- a CDS encoding KTSC domain-containing protein, which translates to MKKIVEYRKLLNVDKTAELKDLKTIYRNAMKECHPDKFQGNDAGLKEAEEKSKLVIEAYHFLVSINPETIKQNLPEYTETISNSSITDYKFVEGRLIIDFSNGSVYEYISVPKATYVKMVNADSPGRFAKRHILNSFTWRKKTNQD; encoded by the coding sequence ATGAAAAAAATAGTTGAATACCGCAAGTTACTTAATGTAGACAAAACTGCAGAATTAAAAGATTTAAAAACAATCTATCGTAATGCTATGAAAGAATGTCATCCTGACAAATTTCAAGGTAACGACGCTGGTTTAAAAGAAGCAGAAGAAAAAAGTAAATTAGTAATTGAAGCATACCACTTTTTGGTAAGCATCAATCCTGAGACAATTAAGCAAAACTTGCCAGAATACACAGAAACAATCTCTAATTCATCTATTACAGATTACAAATTTGTAGAAGGTAGATTAATTATTGATTTCTCAAATGGTAGTGTATATGAGTACATCAGTGTACCAAAAGCTACTTATGTAAAAATGGTAAATGCAGATTCTCCTGGAAGATTTGCAAAAAGACATATTCTTAACTCTTTTACTTGGAGAAAGAAAACAAATCAAGACTAG
- a CDS encoding DUF4369 domain-containing protein — MKKIFFLLTASIAIISCNKVKDGEYLITGTAKGIENGKTIILQTQDPTTGAAISLDTVKVENGKFEIKGKVTEPAFHILQIQDIQGPVPFILETGEITVVVDKDSIHKSKISGTYNNDEYVKFNDELMKVQKKLVDFQKKNTATMNTAQQAQDTAVINGLMKEFMKLQGDVQTETKSKYTTYAESHPKSFITALIIKGMLNDPSTDLKKVESIYASLDESVKNTKPGKEIKEKIGQMKMPAVGATAPPVGSAN; from the coding sequence ATGAAAAAAATATTTTTTTTACTTACTGCTTCTATAGCAATAATTTCATGCAACAAAGTTAAAGACGGTGAATACCTAATTACTGGTACTGCAAAAGGAATTGAAAATGGGAAAACTATCATCCTACAAACTCAAGATCCAACTACTGGAGCAGCAATCTCTCTTGATACTGTAAAAGTTGAAAATGGAAAATTCGAAATTAAAGGTAAAGTTACTGAGCCTGCATTTCACATATTACAAATACAAGACATTCAAGGACCTGTTCCTTTTATTCTTGAAACTGGAGAAATTACAGTTGTTGTAGATAAAGATAGTATCCATAAATCTAAAATTTCTGGTACATACAACAATGATGAGTATGTAAAATTCAACGACGAACTTATGAAAGTTCAAAAGAAATTAGTTGATTTCCAGAAAAAAAATACAGCTACTATGAATACTGCTCAACAAGCTCAAGATACTGCAGTAATCAATGGTTTGATGAAAGAATTTATGAAATTACAAGGTGATGTACAAACTGAAACTAAATCTAAGTACACTACTTACGCTGAATCTCACCCAAAATCTTTCATTACTGCATTAATTATCAAAGGAATGTTAAACGATCCTTCAACGGATTTGAAAAAAGTTGAATCGATCTACGCTAGTTTAGATGAATCTGTAAAGAACACTAAGCCTGGTAAAGAAATAAAAGAAAAAATTGGTCAAATGAAAATGCCTGCTGTTGGTGCTACTGCTCCTCCAGTTGGTAGCGCTAACTGA
- a CDS encoding T9SS type A sorting domain-containing protein, producing MRKLLLSLLLLPSLFQAQNAASADPGFIPATVWNNYEKQVNDMALQSDGKIVIEATQYDYDTGWTRTIERLNADGSSDAAFRVLTDNTANRHECLILIQSDGKIILGSQFTVAGVIKPMIRLNTDGSIDTTFDTPALPASSYIYCLTLLPDGKLLVGNDSSKKLLRLTADGALDTTFYDEHPEIQSCRAVLVLPDGKLIVAGSMSDPGGAVTYYHLEKLNANGTIDPTFDISTSFIGRNGYTSSLALQPDGKILVGGRFDTCDGNNSKSLARLHPDGSYDNTFTSPIYDTEPVVNDILVRPNGNILIGGNFSASSIYGIAMLLPNGSVTYSFSPSTAGTSVTISEYSEVRRVLQQPNGMILHCGDYGNIGGQYNKTSMIRLLGTDSYLVNGYTRLDMQNNGCTDADPGFPYLKYKLVNGTNQSSYYSSSNGYHGVMLKNGTSVITPILDNPTWFSVSPSSISLNMPSATNYANQNFCVTAVGSHHDLSVVIVPIDRARPGFDAYYKVLVRNNGNQTATGTVRFTYDAATAEYIQSTPLAASAGFGSVTWNVEGLLPLSEVEYIVKLNLNTPTDTPPLNANDVLKFSAVANIAQDEVTTNDEATLEQTVVNSFDPNDKICLGGDYLRPEHVGDYMYYRIRFENLGTASAQNIKVTDMIDTTKFDIASLSPVDGSHPFTTRVIQGNQVEFMFNNIQLGFADENNDGYLVFKIRSLNSLTEGAVLENTASIYFDYNLPVVTNTSVVTVQRSLHTISFETIKLALYPVPAGDMVFISIPKQVNVQSVTVYNLLGQSVLENVRPGPLGDVNVTTLASGSYLMRVRTELGDGVMRFVKK from the coding sequence ATGCGAAAACTATTACTTTCACTGTTATTGCTTCCTTCTTTATTTCAAGCGCAAAATGCAGCTAGTGCCGATCCAGGATTTATTCCTGCTACGGTTTGGAATAATTATGAAAAACAAGTCAACGATATGGCGCTTCAGTCCGATGGCAAAATTGTCATTGAGGCTACCCAATATGATTACGATACGGGATGGACGCGAACCATAGAACGACTCAATGCAGACGGTTCGAGTGATGCTGCTTTTAGGGTATTGACCGATAATACGGCAAATAGGCATGAATGTCTGATACTGATACAGTCCGATGGCAAAATTATATTGGGCTCCCAATTTACTGTAGCAGGTGTAATCAAACCTATGATTCGACTGAACACCGACGGTAGTATTGATACAACCTTCGACACACCAGCTTTGCCAGCATCTTCTTATATCTACTGTTTGACCTTGTTGCCAGACGGGAAGCTACTGGTTGGAAATGACTCTTCTAAAAAACTGCTTCGCCTGACCGCCGATGGTGCTTTAGATACCACTTTTTATGATGAGCATCCCGAAATACAGTCTTGCAGGGCCGTATTGGTATTGCCAGATGGCAAGTTGATTGTAGCCGGCTCAATGTCAGATCCAGGAGGGGCGGTTACGTACTACCATCTTGAAAAACTAAATGCCAACGGCACAATAGATCCAACATTTGATATCAGCACAAGTTTTATAGGTCGGAATGGTTATACGTCTTCATTGGCATTACAGCCTGACGGAAAAATACTGGTGGGCGGAAGGTTCGATACATGCGACGGCAACAATTCTAAGAGCTTAGCACGGCTGCACCCCGACGGAAGTTATGACAACACGTTTACATCCCCAATATATGACACAGAACCTGTGGTAAATGACATTTTGGTGCGACCTAACGGCAATATCCTGATTGGAGGTAATTTTAGTGCGAGCAGTATTTATGGTATTGCTATGCTGTTACCAAACGGTTCAGTAACATATTCTTTTTCGCCATCGACGGCTGGTACTAGCGTTACGATTTCAGAATACTCGGAAGTGCGCAGGGTCTTGCAGCAACCTAACGGTATGATCTTGCACTGTGGTGATTATGGAAATATTGGAGGTCAGTATAATAAGACCAGCATGATTCGCTTGCTAGGTACTGATAGCTACCTTGTAAACGGCTATACCCGACTTGACATGCAAAATAATGGGTGTACCGATGCCGATCCTGGATTTCCGTACCTTAAGTACAAACTGGTGAACGGTACGAACCAAAGTTCTTATTATTCCAGTTCCAATGGTTACCATGGCGTCATGCTCAAAAATGGCACAAGTGTTATCACGCCTATACTTGACAATCCGACTTGGTTCAGCGTTTCGCCATCAAGTATCAGTCTGAATATGCCATCGGCAACGAATTATGCAAACCAGAATTTCTGTGTGACCGCAGTCGGAAGCCACCATGATTTGTCGGTTGTAATAGTGCCAATTGACAGAGCGAGACCAGGTTTTGACGCCTATTATAAAGTTTTGGTTAGGAACAATGGCAATCAAACGGCAACAGGTACTGTACGATTTACGTACGATGCCGCTACGGCGGAATATATCCAAAGTACCCCTTTGGCTGCAAGCGCAGGTTTTGGCTCGGTGACATGGAATGTTGAGGGTTTATTGCCGTTATCTGAAGTTGAATATATTGTAAAACTAAACTTAAACACCCCTACCGATACGCCACCACTGAATGCCAATGATGTATTGAAATTTTCAGCAGTGGCAAACATTGCTCAAGACGAAGTTACGACAAATGATGAAGCGACATTGGAGCAAACGGTAGTAAATTCGTTTGATCCTAATGATAAGATTTGCCTCGGAGGTGACTATCTGCGTCCGGAACATGTAGGTGATTATATGTATTATCGCATCCGATTCGAGAATTTGGGTACGGCATCGGCGCAAAACATTAAGGTGACCGATATGATTGATACCACTAAATTTGATATCGCTAGTTTGAGTCCAGTAGACGGTAGCCATCCTTTTACTACCCGCGTGATACAAGGTAATCAGGTCGAGTTTATGTTCAACAACATACAGCTTGGGTTTGCTGATGAGAATAATGATGGCTATTTGGTTTTTAAAATTCGTTCATTGAATTCGCTTACAGAAGGTGCTGTGCTAGAGAATACAGCTTCGATTTATTTTGACTACAATCTCCCTGTTGTGACAAATACTTCGGTCGTGACGGTGCAGAGGTCTTTGCATACTATATCATTTGAAACGATTAAATTGGCGCTTTATCCTGTTCCTGCGGGCGATATGGTATTCATCAGTATTCCCAAACAAGTTAATGTTCAGTCGGTAACAGTGTATAATCTTTTAGGGCAGTCGGTACTTGAAAATGTAAGACCCGGACCCCTAGGCGATGTGAATGTTACAACACTTGCTAGTGGAAGCTATTTAATGCGGGTGAGGACGGAACTGGGCGATGGTGTGATGCGGTTTGTTAAAAAGTAG
- a CDS encoding PAS domain-containing protein has product MELTLLKPTPIDKEVVWDKKQLIMTKTDRFGNIEYANEGFVNVSGYEDYELMAKPHNIIRHPDMPKVIFKILWENLKAGRNFHAVVKNMAKSGRYYWMVTDFEISKDKNNEIANFLAKRKAVPEEALQKIKPLYERLLQIELSSGVDASEKYLIGFLEEKKMTYEEYIKDTFGKKGFFNKIFS; this is encoded by the coding sequence ATGGAGTTAACTTTACTAAAACCAACCCCAATAGATAAAGAAGTCGTTTGGGACAAAAAGCAATTAATAATGACCAAAACAGATCGATTTGGCAATATCGAATATGCCAACGAAGGATTTGTGAATGTATCGGGTTATGAGGATTATGAATTGATGGCTAAACCGCATAATATCATTAGACATCCGGACATGCCTAAAGTCATTTTTAAAATTTTATGGGAAAACTTAAAAGCAGGTCGTAATTTTCATGCTGTAGTTAAAAACATGGCTAAATCTGGGAGATATTATTGGATGGTTACTGATTTTGAAATTAGTAAAGATAAAAATAATGAGATCGCAAATTTTTTAGCAAAACGTAAAGCGGTACCTGAAGAGGCCTTGCAGAAGATTAAGCCTTTATACGAAAGATTACTTCAAATTGAGCTTTCAAGTGGTGTTGATGCTAGTGAGAAATACCTAATTGGTTTTCTAGAAGAGAAAAAAATGACTTATGAAGAATATATTAAAGATACTTTTGGTAAAAAAGGCTTTTTTAATAAAATATTTAGTTAG
- a CDS encoding RHS repeat-associated core domain-containing protein, with product MERIVERRLGYNRYSYYDPEDGRYISQDPIRLLSGEFEFCNYVEDSNAWLDIFGLVDRANKKGLITDAQSKRLKKTVYSK from the coding sequence ATTGAAAGAATAGTAGAGAGAAGACTTGGTTATAATCGCTATAGTTACTATGACCCTGAGGATGGGCGCTACATAAGTCAGGATCCAATTCGACTACTAAGTGGAGAGTTCGAGTTTTGTAATTATGTAGAGGATAGTAATGCATGGTTAGATATTTTTGGGCTTGTTGATCGTGCTAATAAGAAAGGTCTGATTACTGATGCTCAGTCTAAAAGATTAAAAAAAACCGTATATTCAAAATAA
- a CDS encoding imm11 family protein, which yields MEYYKLIANLSKYPKTLDFTNVLNYSDFEIRKVNSDIENEINFKENFKIEVDIDSGKKELDFNLSYQGLVIVSQRLKSILEYDGGNIDFIKVDVINFNLKEEYYAIKVKDFFDCVDETKSEFEYYPSDNILKKNKYKNLNRYYIDSTKVGNSKIFRIEKYFPQIIITEDLKRIFVENKVTGIDYNTTWE from the coding sequence ATGGAATATTATAAATTAATAGCAAATTTGAGTAAATACCCGAAGACATTAGATTTTACTAATGTTTTAAATTATTCTGATTTTGAAATTAGAAAAGTAAATAGTGATATTGAAAATGAAATTAATTTTAAAGAAAATTTTAAAATTGAAGTTGATATAGATTCAGGTAAAAAGGAATTAGATTTCAATCTATCATATCAAGGATTAGTTATTGTTAGTCAAAGGTTAAAATCAATTTTAGAATATGATGGAGGAAACATAGATTTTATAAAAGTAGATGTTATAAACTTCAATTTAAAAGAGGAATATTATGCAATAAAAGTAAAGGATTTTTTTGATTGTGTTGATGAAACAAAATCCGAATTTGAATATTACCCAAGCGATAATATTTTGAAAAAAAATAAATATAAAAACCTCAATAGATACTATATTGATAGTACAAAGGTTGGGAATAGTAAAATTTTTAGGATAGAAAAATATTTCCCACAAATTATTATTACTGAAGATTTAAAAAGAATATTTGTAGAAAACAAAGTAACAGGTATAGATTATAACACTACTTGGGAATAA
- a CDS encoding RHS repeat-associated core domain-containing protein, whose amino-acid sequence MAERRFAYNRFRYYDPEEGRYISQDPIGLASGEFGFYNYVEDTIAWLDIFGLVGGGGSYSQVRTSNIGGEVHHMPANSILMLRLRD is encoded by the coding sequence ATAGCAGAGAGAAGATTTGCTTACAATCGTTTTAGGTATTACGATCCCGAGGAAGGGCGGTATATAAGTCAGGATCCAATTGGCTTGGCTTCTGGAGAGTTTGGGTTTTATAATTATGTTGAAGATACGATTGCATGGCTAGATATTTTTGGGCTTGTTGGTGGTGGTGGCTCTTATTCTCAAGTAAGAACATCTAATATTGGAGGAGAAGTCCATCATATGCCAGCAAATTCTATTCTGATGCTCAGACTAAGAGATTAA
- a CDS encoding SMI1/KNR4 family protein, with protein sequence MEELFIKYIELSNSLRPNYKESIKKSGDDYLKLKDLPIPLKLIYSTVNGTPYEVKDQSLMDFIPGFLLTNVNEFNDFLFEFRKNYEEESYFPFLVNYSSDFYLLKVDEMNNDLGIYISTHDDIDIFKIHNSFEDFIKTSIAFYENDVYFLDNDGYLDMDFDRYMTIAQKMNPNIKYWFED encoded by the coding sequence ATGGAAGAATTATTTATAAAGTATATAGAATTATCAAATTCCTTAAGGCCTAATTATAAGGAAAGCATAAAGAAATCTGGAGATGACTATTTAAAATTAAAAGATTTACCAATACCCCTTAAATTAATATACTCTACTGTTAATGGTACGCCTTATGAAGTTAAAGACCAGTCGTTAATGGACTTCATTCCAGGTTTTTTATTGACTAATGTAAATGAATTTAATGATTTTCTTTTTGAGTTCAGAAAAAACTATGAAGAAGAATCATATTTTCCATTTTTGGTAAATTATTCATCCGATTTCTATCTTTTAAAAGTTGACGAAATGAATAATGATTTAGGTATTTATATTTCTACTCATGATGATATAGATATATTTAAGATTCATAATTCATTTGAAGATTTTATAAAGACTTCTATTGCCTTTTATGAAAATGATGTGTATTTTTTAGATAACGATGGTTATTTAGACATGGATTTTGATAGATATATGACAATTGCTCAAAAAATGAATCCTAATATTAAATATTGGTTTGAGGACTGA